From the genome of Thauera chlorobenzoica:
GGCTGACGCCAGGCTGGCCGACGGCACGGTGAAGAAGCTCGACAAGCCGGCCGGCAAGCTCACCATTGCCCATGGCCCGCTCGAGTCGCTGGGCATGCCGGCGATGACCATGGTGTTCCGCGCGGCCCAGCCGGGCCTGCTCGATCAGGTCAAGGTCGGCGACAAGATCCGCTTTTCCGTCGAGAGGGTCGGTGGTGTGCTGACCGTGACGTCTCTCGAAACTGTCCAGTGACACGGACCCTGCAGGTACGTCGTGCTCCACTCTGACCATCCACCCCGGGCATGCTCTCCCGGCTGGATCAACGCTGAGGCGGGTGGCGAAGTGCCTGTGCATGCACTCGACCGCCTGCCGGAATCGTTTCTCGATGAAATCCCCGTTCGCAGTACCCTCATCCCGCCTGCCCCGTCCTGCAGCGCTTGCACTGGTGTTGGCATTCACACTGGGAAGCGGCAGTGCCTGGACCCAGGGCTCGTCCGATACTCCGGCGCTCGGCACGAGCCCCCAGGCGCTGGTTGAATATGCGCGCCAACGCAACCCCGGCTTTGCCGCCGCCCGCGCGGAAGCGTCCGCAGCGTATGAGCGCGTGACCCCTGCGGGTGCGCTGCCCGACCCGACGCTCGAGGTCGAGCTGATGGACGCCACCAACACCATGAACGGGCGCCCGGCCTCGCTGCTGCCCGGCCAGGTGGGGGAGACGCGCTACCGCATCACCCAGCCGCTGCCCGGGTGGGGCAAGCGCGACCTGGCGGTGAAGGCCGCCGAGGCGCAGGCGACCCAGGCCGATGCGATGCGTGACGCCGCCTGGGCCGAGCTTGCGGCGAAGATCGAGACGCTGTGGTTGCGCTACTACGCCGCCGACCGCGAGCGGGTCCTCAACCGCGAGGGGCTGACCCTGCTGCAAAGCCTGGAAGAGCTTGCACTGGCCCGTTACGCGCTGGGTCTGCTGCCGCAGCAGGCGGTGTTGCGCATGCAGCGCGAGATCACCTCCCAGCGCCTCGCGCTGGTCGAGGTCGAGCAGCGCCGCAAGGGCCTCGCGACGGGGCTCAATGGCCTGCTCGGCCGCGCGCACGACGCGCCGCTCGCCGCGCCCGCCGATCCGCCGCTCCTGCCCGAGGGGCTGGCGCCAGGTGCCCTGTTCGAGGCGGCCGCCGGTACCAACCCGGAGGTCCAGGTCGCCGCCAACGACATCGACGTCGCCCGCGCCGGGCGCGAGCGCACCTACCGCGACCGCCTGCCGGACTTCGCCGTCGGCGTGACCAACAACCGGCCGTACGAAGGCAAGTCCTCGTGGGATGTGATGTTCGAGGTGATGATCCCGCTGCAGCAGTCCAGCCGTCGCGCCAGGGAGCGCGAAGCCGAGTACATGCTGATGGCGGCCGAGGCACGGCGCGAGGACGCCAGGGCGCGCGCGTCGGGGGAGCTCGGCACCGCCTGGTCGATGTACGCGCAGGGCCGCGAAACCTTGCGCCTGCTCGAACATACGCTGCTGCCGCAGGCGCAGGCCACGCGGGATGCCAGTCAGGCCGCGCTCAGCAGCGGCAAGGTCGACTTCGACAGCGTGATCGAAGCCGAGCGCCAGCTCATCGACATCCGGACTCAACGCTTGAAGGCCGAGCTCGACACGCGCCTGGCGCTGACCGAAATCAAGAAACTGACGGGGGATTTGAAGTGAGCTCAGCCGTTCGAATGACGGCGATCGCGGTGGGCGTGGCGATTGCCGCAGGCGCAGGGTACGGGGTTGCGCACCTGCAAAATACCGGAAATCCAGTTCCGCCGATCGGCGCAAGCCAGGCGCAGGCCGATCGCGCGGCCCCGGCCGAAGGCGAACGCAAGATCCTCTATTACCGCAACCCGATGGGCCTGCCCGATACCTCGCCGGTGCCGAAGAAGGATTCGATGGGCATGGACTACATCCCGGTCTATGCCGACGACAAACCGGACGATAGCGGCGCGGTGGCGGTCAGTCCGGTGCGCATCCAGACCCTGGGGGTGAAGACCGCCGAGGTCGAACTGCGCGCGGTGGACGCCGCGGTGCGTGCCAGCGGCCGGATCGAGATCGACGAGCGCACCCAGGTCGTGGTCGCGCCGCGCTTCGAGGGCTGGATCGAACGCCTGCACGTGAATGCGGTGGGCGATCCGGTGAACAAGGGCCAGCCGCTGTTCACCGCCTACAGCCCCGAGTTGCAATCGACCGGTGAGGAATTGCGCATCGCCGAGCGCCTGGCCCGCCAGAGCGCCGCCCACGACCCGGTCGCCAGCGAATCCGCCCGGCGCCTGGCCGAGGCGACGCGGACGCGCCTGCGCAATCTGGAGGTGGCCGGCCAGGCCGGGGCGCGCCAGGTCTTCCACGCCCCGGTGAGTGGCGTGGTACTGGACAAGATGGCGATCGAGGGCGGGCGCTTCATGCCCGGCGAGGCGCTGTTCCGCATCGCCGACCTGTCGAAGGTGTGGATCATCGCCGACGTCTACGAGCAGGACCTCGCCCGCGTGCAGGTTGGCCAGGGTGCGCAGATCACGCTCGACGCCTGGCCCGGGCGCAGCTTCGCGGCGCGCGTCGACTACCTGTATCCCACGCTCGACCCGGCCACGCGCAGCACCCGGGTGCGCCTGGAACTGGACAACGCGCAAGGCCTGCTGCGCCCCGGGATGTTTGCTCAGGTCTCGCTCGCGGCGGGCGACGCCAGCCCGAGGACGGTGGTGCCGAGCTCGGCGATCATCGACGATGGCGAACGGCGGGTCGTGCTGATTGCGCTCGGCGAAGGGCGCTTCAAGCCGCAGCCGGTGAAGCTGGGCGAGCGCGGCCGCGAGGTGGTCGAGGTGCTCGAAGGCGTGGCGACGGGCGATCGCGTCGTGGTGTCAGCCAACTTCCTGATCGACTCGGAAAGCCAGCTCAAGGCGGCACTCTCCAACTTGGTCGAGCCCGATGCCGGCGATCAGTCCCAAGCGAGCCCGACCCGTTACGAAGCGCAAGGGACGTTCGATGCACTCGACGCCGAAGGCGGCAGCGTGACGATGACGCATGGCGAGATCCCGGCCCTCCAGTGGCCGGCGATGACCATGGACTTCATGATTGCCGATCCGGCGCTGGTGAAGAGCATCGCCCCAGGCTCGCCGG
Proteins encoded in this window:
- a CDS encoding copper-binding protein; amino-acid sequence: MKKTLITTALLALLGGTAPMALAQADHSAHHGGASAPSEADARLADGTVKKLDKPAGKLTIAHGPLESLGMPAMTMVFRAAQPGLLDQVKVGDKIRFSVERVGGVLTVTSLETVQ
- a CDS encoding TolC family protein; the encoded protein is MKSPFAVPSSRLPRPAALALVLAFTLGSGSAWTQGSSDTPALGTSPQALVEYARQRNPGFAAARAEASAAYERVTPAGALPDPTLEVELMDATNTMNGRPASLLPGQVGETRYRITQPLPGWGKRDLAVKAAEAQATQADAMRDAAWAELAAKIETLWLRYYAADRERVLNREGLTLLQSLEELALARYALGLLPQQAVLRMQREITSQRLALVEVEQRRKGLATGLNGLLGRAHDAPLAAPADPPLLPEGLAPGALFEAAAGTNPEVQVAANDIDVARAGRERTYRDRLPDFAVGVTNNRPYEGKSSWDVMFEVMIPLQQSSRRAREREAEYMLMAAEARREDARARASGELGTAWSMYAQGRETLRLLEHTLLPQAQATRDASQAALSSGKVDFDSVIEAERQLIDIRTQRLKAELDTRLALTEIKKLTGDLK
- a CDS encoding efflux RND transporter periplasmic adaptor subunit, producing MTAIAVGVAIAAGAGYGVAHLQNTGNPVPPIGASQAQADRAAPAEGERKILYYRNPMGLPDTSPVPKKDSMGMDYIPVYADDKPDDSGAVAVSPVRIQTLGVKTAEVELRAVDAAVRASGRIEIDERTQVVVAPRFEGWIERLHVNAVGDPVNKGQPLFTAYSPELQSTGEELRIAERLARQSAAHDPVASESARRLAEATRTRLRNLEVAGQAGARQVFHAPVSGVVLDKMAIEGGRFMPGEALFRIADLSKVWIIADVYEQDLARVQVGQGAQITLDAWPGRSFAARVDYLYPTLDPATRSTRVRLELDNAQGLLRPGMFAQVSLAAGDASPRTVVPSSAIIDDGERRVVLIALGEGRFKPQPVKLGERGREVVEVLEGVATGDRVVVSANFLIDSESQLKAALSNLVEPDAGDQSQASPTRYEAQGTFDALDAEGGSVTMTHGEIPALQWPAMTMDFMIADPALVKSIAPGSPVRFVFEAGEPGEYIITGIEPVAGTAPAPSAGGHGGH